The DNA window CGGACGAAAATGAAGCGTTCTTGGATGAAGGCAGGAACAGCATCATTggatgagaagaagaaaaggcaaaccgtgaagatgaagaaactgaGACGATTAGTGATTCCTTGCAAATCTTGTTTAGGGTGCATAAACATCGTGGCCATCATGAACCCCATGACAGTCAGGACCATGAGTCTTGAGAGGAAAAGCTCTGGGGTACGCCTAATGTTCTTGAAGTTGCGACGCATGAGAATCCAGGTCTCTGAGAAAAAGGAATTTGTAAATTTTGGACCAAGGAGATGTGTTTTTTGAGGAACATTTGGGGTCAGGTAGTCGTTTTCGTTCACCGTGTAGTCACTGCTGTGCGGTGTTGGTGTCCCAGGGAGGATCTCGCTTGAGAATGTATAGTAGCCTGGGGATGAGCTGCGCGCACAAATCATTCATTCAAAGCATAGGAAGTAGAAGAGATTTTCTAGCctagaaataaaaacttggatggtGAAGTgagaaactttattatttacctCATTGGATTTTGAATTGTCTTATCGTTCCTTTGGCGTGAAGGCGTAAATCTAAGGGTCTGCACCACTCCACTATGACTAGCACTCCATGACCTCGATGTGTTATTGAAAGGACTTCTCACACTGTGATCAAATTCATTAGGTTCGTGTGTGCTTGTTTGTAAATGAAGGCGCTTACCATCATTCGGCCTATCACCTGGCCTACCACCCTTCTGATGGTGGCTACTGTGACGCAGGGGCGGTGTTGGCGCGATGGTCGATATAGACACGTCCCCATTGGACAATAGAGGTGGTTTCATTCCAGTACGTGCAAATTCAGCCAGTGCCTCCACACCAAGCTCGGATTGATCATACTCTTGTATCGCATCAATAAGGTACTCTATTGAGTTTTCACCTTTAGGGACCTTCCGCCCCATGCGACTGAGATGAAGGGTGACATCTTTAGGTGATCCTTGATACATCAGTTGCCCACGAGCTAGAATAATGAGATGATCAAGCAGCAATTGGATTCTAGATGATGGTTGATGAATTGTAAGGATCACAGTACTTCCTGACCTTGCGATGTGGTGCACCTTTTCTATGACACTATGAGCACTGGTCGAGTCTAGACCTGAAGTGGGCTCGTCAAGGAAAAGTAGTGATGGTCCATGGATAATGTCCACGCCAATTGATACTCTGCGACGCTCACCACCGGACACTCCCCGTGTGCCTTCATCGCCGATATAGGTGTTCCGAGATGACTAGAAGGAGATACATCAATGAAGGCAATATATAGTTTAGCAATCCTTGTATGTTTATGATTCTAGCAGCTTCAAATCCTCATTCCACCAACAAgtgaagtgatttttttttcttattattgaaCATTAAGGAAGCAGTGATTTAAAACAACTTCAAGGAAATCTGGTCTCAAATCTATATGCTACAACTTTCACTATTAagataaatgttttaaaaaacagaagcaTAAATAAATTCGTTTCCAAAACAGTTTTGGAAGGGAGATatattcatttttctcttttgtctCGAGAGAATCTATTTGCAGCTTCAACAGTTCGTTACTTTAAACTTACCAAAgtactcttcttcttctttttttgtcatattTATCAAGTATACTTTCAAATATCACTCTTCTGTAaaccattcaaacaccttacTATCATCATAAAACCATGGAAAGGTTAAGTATCGATCACGTACGTACCGATAAACCAAGCTGCTCGATGAGCTTCTCTACACGCTGCTTCTTGTCAGCTCTTGAGATTTGTCCAAGCCGAAAATCAGCAGCAAACATCAAAGTCTCGTAGACTGTAAGTGTAGGAAACAACCTGTCGTCCTGCATAATATAGGCAGAAGTCCTCTTAATCAAGCTCGGACTCATTTCCATGCCATCCAGTGAGACTCTACCCTTAAGGCTCCCGCTTGAGATACGGCCAGCAAGTCCATCTAACAAGGTGGATTTTCCAGCACCGCTAGGCCCCATGACTGCAGTAATACACCCTTTTGGTGCATAACCAGTAATCCTATTCAGCAAGTCCACCTTTTGCTTTATCCATTTCCCTTCAAGCTTCTGACTTTTAGTCACAGTGTAGGTGAGGCTGGAGAACTCTAGCCCTCCCGTGAAACTGATTGGCTTAACTATATCAATAACAGCTTCTTGACGATTACCAATATTTTTGTGTGCCATAATATTGAGCCTGAGCTATTTTTTTGTGTACAAACTTGGCTTCAAGCAGAGTTGAAAACAACAAAGAGATTGATGACAAGACTTTATAGAGGTAAGAAGACAGATCGAGGAGCCGGAACCAAAGCTTGTATGAGGCTGTCTTCATTGAGAAAAACGTTTTGATTTGTCttaatcgaaaaaaaaaagaaaatgatttcttgttttcttcatttcttagCTTCAAGTTTAGCTTGTGGAATCTAGCTAGCATCATCTCTGTATTGCCTTCGATCCAACTTAAATACCCCATTTCTTTGGATGAGTTTGTTTCTTGGAACCTTGTGTCTAGCCAAttagtgattaaaaaataaaaagtttattttttttcaggttttagatttaaaaataatttaaaataatttttaatatatatgaggTTGATATAATGGCgcgtttttaaaattatttgatgagAGATTTAATTAGTCTTAATTAATGTATAAGTtgatccaaaaatattattatcttccAAAAATACCAAGACATGTGAAATTCAACAACATTTAATAATAAGACACATGAAACTCGACAACATTTCATCTCACTTGTTGAAATCAAAACTACCAATGGCaccattaaatttaatcaagtataattattatataccaAAGATGAATTGTAATCTTCTTTCTTACAAAAACAATGAatcatctaaataaaaatattttattgcttaagtttttttaaaaaaaattgagtgaatttgactttatatttttcatgttattgattaaattttttgtgttttaagttattgcctttgaaaatataatttttattatatttttaaaaattaatcacatcACAAACTTGCTTAGAAAATTAACAGATAAACTATTTATActtctttgaagaaaaagaaaaaaaaacagaattgaaGGACCTAGGGATcaatttataagaaaagaaactttTGGGAAGTGATTAATAGATCATATAAACTTGAGgcattgaaaatgaaattaatccTAGTACAagtacaaaatacaaagaggAGGCTGATCTTTAGCAAAAATTTCCCCTTGACAGACTTTTAGCTTCCTGCCACCATGGAAGCTGCAATAGCTTCTTCCTCATCTTCTCTACCCCAATTCGAACCAAACATTGAAGCCATAAAACGAAGGCTACTGAAAAGAGGGGTGTACCCAACTCCCAAAATAGTCCATAATCTCCGCAAGAAAGAAATCCAAAAGCACAACCGCAAACTCAACAAAGATGTTGAATTCCAAAGACAAGCCCTTTTTGTTTTAGAAGAAGAATCCCATTTTCAAGCTTTAAAACATGAATACAAAGAGTTTAATAAGGCAATAAGTGAGGAAAGAAGGGGTGAGAGTGGAGGGGGTTTGTTAGTGGGGAAGCCATGGGAGAGAATAGAGAGAGTGAAGTTGAAAGAGATTGGTAGTGGAAGTAGGGAGTTTAATGGAGGTAAGTTAAAGAGAGAGAATTTGAGACAGTTGAAGGAGGTTTTTGAGGGTAATTTGAAGTGGGTTTttgatgatgatattgatgtgGAAGACAGTGATTGGTTGAGAAGTGGTAGTGAAGAGAAATGGGACCCTGCGAAGCGGTGGCGTGGAGAAGGGGAGGCAATTCGGTTTCTTGTTGATAGGTTTGtgattgacattttttttcttcttcgtttattgatgatatgtgattcttttctcttcttttcttttatgtaattttgtAGGTTAAGTTGCAGGGAGGTAAGTGTAAAGGATTGGAAGTTAGCCAAGATAATGAAGCAGTCAGGGTTGAGGTTTAGTGAAGGTCAGTTGCTGAAGATTGTGGAGGAACTTGGGAACAAAGGTAAATGGTCACAGGCAATGGCTGTTGTGGAATGGGTGTATAATGACAAGGAACGTAGAGATTGTAAGAGCAGGTAATGGTTTTggtgttttggtttttgtttcaaGAATTAGGATTGTGTCCTTAACTTTGTGGTTGACCAGGTATGTTATCCACGTGTTAACATCTCTTCCTTGTGAACTTTTGTGGAAAATTATTCTATTGAGCCATATATGGTTCTCAGGTTAACAATAGATGGAGGAATTTTGAACTATAGGCATGCTGGATTTTCCAAACTTGGGTCTCAGCTATTTGTTCCTGATTCCAGAATTGACTTTGTTGCAGCTAGGGCATTTCATAAGTAGGAGAGAAGTGTAGTATAAAGGTAACCTTTACATTTGGTGTGCGGGCTGGTGGCAGTGGACCTTATCTCTAACGAGTTCTTGGGACAACAGACATGTGAATTGTGATCTAAGATTAGATTTTAACGTAACCTGACATATGGTTTTAGGATTTTTGTTTGTTCAAGTGGGTTAACTGTGGTCTTTCTGTTACAATTCCTGAAAATGTACACTAGATTTGACAAGATGCAACTCGATATGCTCTTTCTGTTTTTAGTCATTCAGATATAgccaaagctttttttttatctacatgCTTACTATgcttgtgagttttttttaaaaactggtCTTTGCATTGCTTGAAACACTTCACaattgtaatgttttttatcTTGCCAGAGACTCTAAAAACTATATGTTTTATCATATAAACAAATCAATGCTTTTTGTAGGTTTGTTTACACAAAACTCTTGTCAGTTCTTGGGAAGGAAAGGAGGGCCCAGGAAGCACTTAGCATTTTTAATCTGATGCGTGTAATGTTCCATGGATTTGTTACTTCATACattaattttcttcatcatcatacACACTCACCCATTATATTGGTGGATTGGTTCTTACTCTTAATACATTCAGGAAGACCGCAGAATATATCCTGATATGGCTGCATATCACAGTATTGCTGTTACACTCGGCCAAACTGGTCTTCTGAAAGAGTTGGTGAAAGTTATTGAATGCATGAGGCAGAAACCTTCTAAACGAATCAATAAAATGCTTAACAAGAACTGGGACCCAGTCCTTGAACCAGATCTGGTTATATATAATGCTGTAAGAGAGCATCCCTATGCCTCTCCCTTCACATTTTTGAGATTTCTTTAATCTGTTAAAGACTTGTTACTTGGCTTCTTCCAACTCATTTTGCAGATACTGAATGCTTGTGTTCCATCCCAGCAGTGGAAAGGTGTATCATGGGTTTTTCAACAGTTGAGAAGAAGTGGTCTTAAACCCAATGGAGCAACGTATGGATTAGCAATGGAGGTAATTGCTGGACTGTGACATCCATAGACATGCAACATAATAAGAATGGTTGGGTCGTTATTGTGCTTCCTAGCCAAGTGACTAAGCATGCCTATAACTTGCTGATTGTTATGTGAAGAGTAGAATGGTGAAGAAAAGGGCTTTAATGGCTTtgattcttttaatgtttcacATTCAGCAATATAATGTTGATCGTATGACTTCTATACTTTAGCTGTCAGTTGGGTGTGGTCAAAACAAGTTTGCCATTCCAAAATAAAGTTAACATTAGCAATTTAGGCTTCATCAAGTATctttgagttttcttttcttcttatttcatGTAACATGGGagcaattataattttagtgtTTAAGTATAATATTTGAGTAATGGGCAGAAAAATGCTGCTTTACCTGGAGAGAAATCCAATTTATGTGATGGTTTACCAATCCATACACTTCTGTTAATTAGTTATAGAGTTATATTCCAATCTATTTGTGGCTGTTATTCGTCCATAGGGTAATTTAGATTGATGTTTTGACTGGTAATTGAAATTTTGTATGCAAGATGTGGTGTTCCTTGAATTATATCTATATGCAAGTCTTACAGGAGATGCTTCTTGTAAGGTAATGCTGCTTTCTGGAAAGTACAAATCTGTCCATGAGTACTtcaggaaaatgaagaaaagcgGGGAATCTCTAAAAGCCCTTACATACAAAGGTATTTAGTTGCTCCCTTGCATAAAAATCTATATAGTTTCTCCCTAATTTGGGACATGGCTCAGGCATTTATGTATTGTGACTTTCCAGTTCTTGTGAGAGCGTTTTGGGAGGAAGGTAGAGTCAATGAAGCTGTGGAAGCAGTGAGGGACATGGAACAAAGAGGAGTAGTTGGAGCAGCCAGCGTATATTATGAGCTAGCTTGCTGCCTTTGCTACAATGGGAGGTGGCAAGATGCTATGCTAGAGGTCAGAATCTTCACTCTAGCAATTGATTAATTGCTCTGGACTTGTAGGTTGCTTGGTTATGGCATTGTTGAACTATCTGCTCTTTGGCTTCTTTTATGTGGAGGCTTCTATGGctgcattttatttaatatctatAGGCCACAGAACATATCTTAATAACATGCCTGCAGgttgagaaaatgaaaagactCCGTTATAAGAAGCCTTTGGAGGTATCTCTCACTGGAATGATAGCGTCTTCTATGGATGGTGGGCATATTGATAATTGCATATCTATCTTTGAACACATGAAAGCCCATTGTGTCCCTAACATTGGGACCATAAACACTATGCTGAAAGTTTATAGCCGAAGTGATTTGTTCTCTGAAGCTAAGGAGTTGTTTGAGGACATTAAGGGAGTTGATCATAGTGGCACTACCATTATACCAGATGGGTACACGTACAGTTCAATGCTTGAGGTATCTGCTCGTGCACTCCAATGGGAATACTTTGAGTATGTTTACAAGGAGATGTCTTTCTCTGGGTATCAGCTAGATCAAATTAAACATGCGCCATTGCTTGTGGAAGCATCTAGATCTGGAAAGGTGGACTTGTCCTTTCTAGTTGTTTtctgtaattaaatttttgaagtttttggcCATGCCAGTTCATTTTAACTTACAGATGAACTCAATGAGTAGATTATTAAATCTCTTGACTTAATGTTCTCTTAACACAGAATCATCTTCTGGAGCATGCATTTGATGAAATTTTGGAAGCTGGAGAAATCCCTCATCCACTGCTCTTCACTGAAATGGTATTTCAAGCCACAGCTCAAGAGAATTATGAGAGGGCTGTCACTCTTATTAACACCATGGCTCATGCCTCATTTCAAATTAGTGAAAGGCAGTGGACAGATCTTTTCgagaaaaatggagaaaaaatcaGTCAGGATAGTTTAGAGAAGCTGTTGGATGCAGTTGGTCATTGTCGTATGGCATCAGAGGTCACAGTCTCTAACTTGTCAAGATCATTGCGGTCTCTATGCAGGCCTGGCTCATCAGGAGATTTACCCCGCACCAATTCTTGCATTGAAGACACTGATGATACTCATATCAATACTAACAGTGGGGAAATTGCAGGCAATAGGAGCGCATATATGCTAACCACTTCTGCAAGTATGGTAGATGGAAATCTCGAGCTGGATGAGGATACTTTTGTTAATAAAACTAGCATCACTCCAGATATGTCCCTTGTTAATAACAGTAGTACCAACAGAGAGGGTGATGATCCGGAAGCAGCCTCTAGCACTGGAAACTCTGTTAATGGCCTGGATGTAGCCACAAACCTATTAGTGAAGAGGGATGTTTTTGCTGATGATGTGGCATCTGGTGCTTCTACTGATTGTTTAGACAAGAAgctctcaaatattttattagaagaGTCTGAGAAAGATGCTGAAGAGGTAGAGCTTGAAATAGGAACAACGGAAGCTAATGATCTGTATAGATCTGAATTGCCCTCAGCTCATGCCATACTAGATGTTTGGAAGGAAAGCAGGAAAAAAGGATAGCGTATTCTTCCCCTTTCATCCTGGGCAGGAGCAACTGCCAATTTTGGTCCACATGATACAAAATTACATCAAGAATAGACGATGCTTGAGCAGCTTTCTTCACTAAGAAAGCTGGCCTTGGcttgctcttttcttttgttttgctaaatGGCAATCCCTAGCTCCTTGCACTCCTTTGCTTGCCATACTGTTGAATCCTGGTGGCAGAGAAAGGGTTTTACGGACCATGAAGCTGAAGAAGTTTCACGGAAGTTAGGGCTTTGATGATTAGGgtttaaaaaatgcaatttttattatctaagggggtgaaaaagaataaagaaaggtGACTTTACAAATGATCATTTAGTTGTTTAATCATTTAAGGGTTTAAAACTTCTTGGCAAGATTAActaaagaaattcaagaaaaagaatgaaTAAAAGTAATTAAGAGTTTCAATTCCCCTGAAGAATTAACAGAGAAACATTCCTGTCCGATTGCAGAACAGATCATTGCAGGCATGATCCTCATTCTGAAAACAAATTGCCACCTATAAGGAGCAACAAGTATTTTTTCAGCAGTTATACCAGGGaacattaaaaattcaaaaacaacatcCATTCACTCTTCATTGGATTGATTAACGATCAAAATGACATTTAGATGTCTCATCTTGTTTAGCAATCCAGCTTCctaatccttattttttcacCAGTGTCTACTCTTTTACCACATTGTAAAGTTCGATGTCAAAAACCTATACTCTGCTCACGAAATGATCCCTCTAAATGGGCAGCATGATTTCATGGAATAATTTTGCATCTCCCGATTTACAAGTTAACCACATTTACAGTTGTATGGACAAAATGACAGCTGATACAGCTGCATCAACATGATGTCAAGTCCAATGCATGTTTCGTTCCCATCAACTCAGACATCCATCTGTAAAACATGTCATTTGCATAAgttttaaaaagatatcaaaaaGATTAGAGTAAGACTAAAATTATTAAGCTCTTTCCATCTCCCCCaccagaaaacaaagaaaaaaaggcaaggaaagaaaacaaatgaagaaagaaagattaaaaCAATCTTGGCAAAGCAAAAAAGCATATCACTCTTCTTAAAGCTAAGCTTTGAATGATTTTACTCTTAAGCATGAAACAAAAAGTTGGGTTTAACCACTAGAAGTTATACGTGAAATAAATTTGTCCAATGCACAGAGCGCAGTGCAACTCAGCTAGTGGATGAGATTTTATCATGGTATAACAGCAGAGAGATGAGTTTACCAGGTATGACATGCCCGGAGCTTAAATGCCTTAATCGCTGCTTTAGCAAAAACTTGTGCTGCCTCTGCCTCTGCCTCTGCTTTCTCAGCCTCCCTTGCAGCTGCTTCAGCATCTGCAATTGCAGATTCTGCCTCTGCGACTGCCtttgcagcagctgcagcagCCTCCAAGGCAGTCATGCCCTGAATCTTTGATAGGTCTCGATCAA is part of the Populus trichocarpa isolate Nisqually-1 chromosome 7, P.trichocarpa_v4.1, whole genome shotgun sequence genome and encodes:
- the LOC7497745 gene encoding ABC transporter G family member STR2; protein product: MAHKNIGNRQEAVIDIVKPISFTGGLEFSSLTYTVTKSQKLEGKWIKQKVDLLNRITGYAPKGCITAVMGPSGAGKSTLLDGLAGRISSGSLKGRVSLDGMEMSPSLIKRTSAYIMQDDRLFPTLTVYETLMFAADFRLGQISRADKKQRVEKLIEQLGLSSSRNTYIGDEGTRGVSGGERRRVSIGVDIIHGPSLLFLDEPTSGLDSTSAHSVIEKVHHIARSGSTVILTIHQPSSRIQLLLDHLIILARGQLMYQGSPKDVTLHLSRMGRKVPKGENSIEYLIDAIQEYDQSELGVEALAEFARTGMKPPLLSNGDVSISTIAPTPPLRHSSHHQKGGRPGDRPNDGKRLHLQTSTHEPNEFDHSVRSPFNNTSRSWSASHSGVVQTLRFTPSRQRNDKTIQNPMSSSPGYYTFSSEILPGTPTPHSSDYTVNENDYLTPNVPQKTHLLGPKFTNSFFSETWILMRRNFKNIRRTPELFLSRLMVLTVMGFMMATMFMHPKQDLQGITNRLSFFIFTVCLFFFSSNDAVPAFIQERFIFVRETSHNSYRASSYTIAGLITYLPFLALQSGVYACIVWKALGLRGPFFYFLLVLYMSLLSTNSFVVFVSSVVPNYILGYAAVIAFTALFFLFCGYFLNSHDIPIYWRWMNKISTMTYSYEGLLMNQYQTSDPFGINPAGQIVNGTTILKSLGISTDESKKWENVLVMLGWAVLYRIFFYIVLRFFSKNQRS
- the LOC7465564 gene encoding pentatricopeptide repeat-containing protein At5g67570, chloroplastic, whose translation is MEAAIASSSSSLPQFEPNIEAIKRRLLKRGVYPTPKIVHNLRKKEIQKHNRKLNKDVEFQRQALFVLEEESHFQALKHEYKEFNKAISEERRGESGGGLLVGKPWERIERVKLKEIGSGSREFNGGKLKRENLRQLKEVFEGNLKWVFDDDIDVEDSDWLRSGSEEKWDPAKRWRGEGEAIRFLVDRLSCREVSVKDWKLAKIMKQSGLRFSEGQLLKIVEELGNKGKWSQAMAVVEWVYNDKERRDCKSRFVYTKLLSVLGKERRAQEALSIFNLMREDRRIYPDMAAYHSIAVTLGQTGLLKELVKVIECMRQKPSKRINKMLNKNWDPVLEPDLVIYNAILNACVPSQQWKGVSWVFQQLRRSGLKPNGATYGLAMEVMLLSGKYKSVHEYFRKMKKSGESLKALTYKVLVRAFWEEGRVNEAVEAVRDMEQRGVVGAASVYYELACCLCYNGRWQDAMLEVEKMKRLRYKKPLEVSLTGMIASSMDGGHIDNCISIFEHMKAHCVPNIGTINTMLKVYSRSDLFSEAKELFEDIKGVDHSGTTIIPDGYTYSSMLEVSARALQWEYFEYVYKEMSFSGYQLDQIKHAPLLVEASRSGKNHLLEHAFDEILEAGEIPHPLLFTEMVFQATAQENYERAVTLINTMAHASFQISERQWTDLFEKNGEKISQDSLEKLLDAVGHCRMASEVTVSNLSRSLRSLCRPGSSGDLPRTNSCIEDTDDTHINTNSGEIAGNRSAYMLTTSASMVDGNLELDEDTFVNKTSITPDMSLVNNSSTNREGDDPEAASSTGNSVNGLDVATNLLVKRDVFADDVASGASTDCLDKKLSNILLEESEKDAEEVELEIGTTEANDLYRSELPSAHAILDVWKESRKKG